The nucleotide sequence CCAGGTTCCAGTCGAACCACCACCGGGGATACTTCTGCCGGAAGAGAAGCATCAGGATGATGGGAAAGAATACCACTCCGCCGGCGGCATACTGGTAGCGCACGCTATCTCCGCCGTCCTGGCCGGCTGAAGTCCCGATGAGCAGGCCCCAGATGACAAGAATCGGGATGGCAGTGATAAGCCTGAAGAATGTGGTCAGCCTGTTTAGCTCTCTGTCTGGGTAGTCGATGGACAGGCTTACGGGATAGGCGGTTCCGGGTTGCACCATAGTCGTCCCTCCTTAACTACAATGTTAGCACATTGAAGCCAAACTATTTAGCAATTCCTTTAGCCCAACTGGCAGCCCGCTCCAGCTCTCCCTCTTTCAGCGGACCTTCTGTGCCTTTGACGAAGAAGCCTTCTGGAGGCAGGATGAGGGTACCACTCTTTGTTTTCAGACTGCCAGCGATTTTTCCTGCGGCATAGCCAAAGATTCCGACCCATCTCGTCGAGAT is from Chloroflexota bacterium and encodes:
- a CDS encoding DUF4389 domain-containing protein yields the protein MVQPGTAYPVSLSIDYPDRELNRLTTFFRLITAIPILVIWGLLIGTSAGQDGGDSVRYQYAAGGVVFFPIILMLLFRQKYPRWWFDWNLALSRFSMRVSAYLALMRDEYPSTDEEQAVHLDLA